One Tamlana carrageenivorans genomic region harbors:
- a CDS encoding ATP-binding protein yields MTPKDKQKIVDLLQVYIKQKGSQNKAAASLKGVSPAVVSHLLNGNWEPYSVDMFRNIGNQIGYSSNHWQFVETTNAKQLLEDLQKAKQQQSVLTFLGNAGSGKSEITKKYASETPDAIRVECAGYWDEKHFLQEILMQMGVRNPHNRVPQMMHEIITRLKGYDTPPILIIDEVDKLGDRLLYFLITFYNELRWKCSIALLSTYYFKKRLEDGLRNRKKGYEELLSRYGVFVDFEQTSAADVALLCEGQGVTDRAAIKTIQKKSREDLRSASELIRIFKLENAI; encoded by the coding sequence CAAAATAAAGCTGCAGCATCTTTAAAAGGCGTATCGCCTGCCGTTGTCTCTCACTTATTAAACGGCAACTGGGAGCCTTATAGTGTAGATATGTTTCGCAATATTGGTAACCAAATTGGCTATAGTTCCAACCATTGGCAATTTGTTGAAACCACCAATGCAAAGCAATTACTTGAAGATTTGCAAAAAGCCAAACAGCAGCAATCGGTATTAACCTTTTTAGGTAATGCAGGTTCGGGCAAATCCGAAATCACTAAAAAATATGCATCCGAGACTCCAGACGCTATTCGTGTAGAGTGTGCTGGTTATTGGGACGAAAAACACTTTTTACAAGAAATTTTAATGCAAATGGGGGTACGTAATCCGCATAACCGTGTCCCGCAAATGATGCACGAAATTATTACAAGGTTAAAAGGCTACGATACGCCTCCTATTTTAATTATTGATGAAGTAGACAAACTAGGAGACAGACTCTTGTATTTCCTTATCACTTTTTATAATGAACTACGTTGGAAATGCAGTATTGCACTCCTGTCAACTTATTACTTCAAAAAACGTCTCGAAGATGGCTTACGTAACCGTAAAAAAGGCTATGAAGAATTGTTAAGTCGTTACGGTGTGTTTGTAGATTTTGAGCAAACCAGCGCAGCCGATGTTGCTTTATTATGTGAAGGCCAAGGCGTAACCGATAGAGCTGCTATAAAAACCATTCAAAAGAAGTCTAGAGAAGATTTACGTAGTGCCTCAGAACTAATTCGAATTTTTAAACTTGAAAACGCAATTTAA
- a CDS encoding ATP-binding protein, translating to MTKRAFNVKDLLNKKFEILPFTGNWEASIGQPCKQFSMMITGPSGSGKTEFAIQLSKYLTNFGKVAYNSIEQGFSHTLQMAMQRNHMEHVADKFLILDKEQLPQLSKRLRKQRAADFIVIDSIQYLNANKKEYFQFKQEFYPKKGIIYISHIEGKEAKGALAKDIWYDVDIQVPVEGFVATPKKRLNGGGKPFIVNAERAAIYHGELETI from the coding sequence GTGACTAAACGCGCATTTAACGTAAAAGATTTATTAAATAAAAAATTTGAAATTCTCCCATTTACTGGAAACTGGGAAGCCTCTATAGGCCAACCATGCAAACAATTCAGTATGATGATTACAGGGCCTTCAGGCTCAGGAAAAACCGAGTTTGCTATACAGCTAAGTAAATACCTCACCAATTTTGGTAAAGTAGCCTACAACAGTATAGAGCAAGGGTTTAGCCATACCCTGCAAATGGCCATGCAACGTAACCACATGGAGCATGTGGCTGATAAGTTTTTAATATTAGACAAAGAGCAATTACCACAACTATCGAAACGCTTAAGAAAACAACGAGCAGCCGACTTTATAGTGATTGATTCCATTCAATACCTAAACGCTAATAAAAAGGAATACTTCCAATTCAAACAGGAGTTTTACCCTAAAAAAGGCATCATTTATATCAGTCATATCGAAGGTAAAGAAGCTAAAGGAGCATTAGCAAAAGACATCTGGTATGATGTAGATATACAAGTACCAGTGGAAGGCTTTGTAGCTACGCCAAAAAAGCGATTAAACGGAGGTGGTAAACCGTTTATTGTTAATGCAGAGCGCGCAGCCATTTATCACGGAGAATTAGAAACCATTTAA
- a CDS encoding DUF3164 family protein — protein MNTTFNTAQLSSEEKRNLRAQLEADMRAEKNQRAENRKAYKQLTHEFVNRNIDGLLAHNSATENVIKQLFNDYNPIKDLKTQVYGEAAQDSHTSTLPDGSASITIGYNVTIKFDGTESSGVEKIKNFIASLSDDDENTKKLVKMVDTFLKLNPKTGMLNPNKIIELSKLAEEFNDETFNEGLNIIFNAQIRTQNSMYVSGWKYIEVEGLPKKMQFRFTV, from the coding sequence ATGAATACTACCTTTAACACCGCCCAACTTTCTTCTGAAGAAAAGCGCAATTTACGAGCACAACTGGAAGCAGATATGCGTGCCGAAAAAAACCAACGTGCCGAAAACAGAAAGGCTTACAAGCAACTTACCCATGAGTTTGTAAACCGTAATATAGACGGTTTGTTGGCTCACAATTCGGCTACCGAAAACGTAATTAAGCAATTGTTTAATGACTATAATCCTATTAAGGATTTAAAAACGCAGGTATATGGCGAAGCTGCACAAGATAGCCATACATCTACCTTACCAGATGGCTCTGCAAGTATTACCATTGGGTATAATGTTACCATCAAGTTTGACGGCACCGAGAGTTCGGGCGTTGAAAAAATTAAAAACTTCATTGCTTCACTTTCCGATGATGATGAAAATACCAAAAAACTTGTAAAAATGGTAGATACCTTTTTAAAGCTAAACCCTAAAACTGGTATGCTAAACCCAAACAAGATTATCGAGCTTAGCAAGTTAGCCGAAGAGTTTAACGACGAAACTTTTAATGAAGGGTTAAACATCATATTTAACGCCCAAATACGTACGCAAAACAGCATGTATGTAAGCGGTTGGAAATACATTGAGGTAGAGGGGTTACCTAAAAAAATGCAGTTCCGATTTACAGTTTAA